attttttttatataaaaatgatatatttatgtatatagttaatagttgggggatgtatataaactgtgtgtgtgaggaggttaTACATTAGCTGCTGGGGGCTACAAACATATAGATGGTGGGCTGTAATTAGACTGTGTataaactatgagggggctgcatacaaaTAGActgtggggggtgctatatatatatagatggagGGAGCATGTATACCGTGGGGATGGCTATATATAAACTGTAGGGGGGACTGCAATGAGACTGTGGGGGGTGTTTATagattgggggatgtatatagactgtggtgatgGCTGCATATAGATTATTGGGGTAGTCTATATATAAATTGTGGGAGGACTGTAAAtaggctgggggggggctgtttatagactagggaggggtgtacagtatatagtatcatagCTGCGGTCACTTGACACGTTTTTTATTGAGTTTTGAAATGCATCGGGTCCCCCGTGCAGGGAGGAGCAGTGACCCGCCTGTCTTATGACAGCCGGGACCCTCCTCTAAGAGTCAGAATCAGAATGAGTTCTGATCCGACCTGTTTAACCTGTTCAATGCTGTGACTGTGGGATCTACCTGCAGAGGGAGAGGGCACTCTGGCTGTATAtgctatttatattttatttagggTGTGGGCTCTGGTTGCATATGCTACTTATATGTCCATTAGGGGGGTTCTGTCTGTTTATGCTATTTATATATTAATTAGGTGGGGACTCTGGTGCTGTACATATCTTAATTTATTTGGGGGACTATATACTGCATATaggatgttttatttgtgttgttgGTTGTGCTGGGGGAGAAATTATTTGTGATTGTTCTCCAGGTGACATTACACTCTAAGTGACTGTTGTATTTTTAGGTACACAGTGTGGGGAatttgctgcacagagctgaagacatctggaggCAAATTCAGCAGTGATAATTCACGGCCGGGAGAAGTCATAATGAAGTCCTGTTCCTAATGGAGCAGATTGTCATTTGTCAGGTACAAGAAGCCACTAAGGTCTGTCTGATGACTgatactagtgtgtgagacagcgCTATCCTATGTAGTGtcagacacaaaggggcacatttactaagggtccgtcggatgcatttccgttgggtttcccgaatatttgccctgaattgccccaggtttttggcgcacgtgatcggattttggcgcatcggcgccggctttcatgtgacacaaatcggggggcgtggccgtcggatgatctgcctgattcggacaaaccacagaatttaaaattcaaatagtgtcgcaagacacagacttacatacaccgggaagaagatgatgaactccggggacctgagcggggaagtgacacatgcaggaaattggacgcacaatcttcagctccgaatcctcgtcggacaacgcacctcggggatcgcgacaggacgggtaagtaaatgagccccaaagtgtcaGTGATCTGTGGAGCTGTGTGGGGATGTTAGTCATGTAGTAATGCTCTGATCTGCTCTTTCTAGATTTTGGTGAGCTGAATATAGCAGGGGGTCAGCCGTAGGCTGCTCGGGGGTGGGGCATCATTTCACCAGACTTGGCCCGGAGTGAGTGGCCTTTTACTTACATGAAGGAATGTTTCAATGTGGAGGAGCTTTTCCTGTTGTCGTAGATCTTCACCTCTAACACCTCAGGGCACTCAGAAACCTTTTTCCCCTCGTCAGTCAGGAATTCAAGGCTCACAATACTCTGAATGATTTTGTCTTTTGTGAAGGAGAGACATTTGAACCTATTGTAGTTCCATCCTAAGTATTCGGCGTATATCACTGGATGTGTCCCACCTTGTTCTTCTATAGTTGCTCTGTAGAGGTTTCCATTGTATTTATCTATAAGCCACAGTTTTCCATCTGGAGCATAAGACACAAAATACGTGAACCTCGACCAGTCGTCCGGTCCAATCAAGGTGCTTGTGTCTATCCATGTGGCTTTTTCATCAGTTGGGGGCAGCCCCTTGTAGATTTTGCCTTGGGTATTCACAACATAAAGAAGACCTTCAGGATCAAAAAATACTGCAAGATACTCATTCCATCCACGTTTTCCTATTCTCTGTGCCTGGTCATGCCTCCAGGGTCTGTGCTGATTGTCTGGCTGAGGACCTTTATAGAATCCCCCGTCATGTGTTATAGCATATAATTCTCCAGCCGggtgaaaaaaaatacatttaatttgATCCCAATCGTATTTACCAACTCTTTGAGCGGCTGAAAACCAATCAGTATCTTTGTCGGAAGGCAACGGACCCTTGTACAGGTCTCCACCACGAATACAGAAGAGCTCCCCCTCCGGGCTGCCGGCTATACGGCTGACATTATCTAGCTTGCCCACGGTCTCTGACCGCTCATAAAAATTATCCAGACGATTTCTTGGTGGCAGGCCGACCTTGACAAGACCACTCTCATCCACTGCCAATAGCAATGTCTCTGGAATAAAATGATAATCTTACATCAGATAACACAATGGGAATAAAGCATGTGACATCTTATCTATTGTATTATGGAGAGTTTATTCATCTTTGTTCATATTTACTTATCACATCTTTACATATTCCTTGTCAGTGGTCGACAAAAAGGAAAAAGTGGCCCTAAGTTGTAGGCAGTGGTCAGCATTGGTGGGTGGGGTTACCATAGGTGGGCGGGGTCAGCTGCTCATAGTCACATGGTTGGTGGATTAGCAACTTACCAGTGGGTGAAGCACCATTTGGTTTCATCAGATTCACATGACATTTCTCTGGTGGATTCTCTACATAACCTTTCAATAACTTCAAAAACAGACGAGGTCGGCACTTCTTGATTCACAAAATTCTCGTAATCTTTATTCAGTCATGGCGACACAGCAAGTTACAGTTATTAGCATGagctgacgcgtttctgaccgaTCTAGCCGAGATCTATGACTAAAGACCTTAtcggtcagaaacgcgtcagctCATGCTAATACCTGAAACTGGCTGTGTCGCCATGACTAAATAAAGCTTACACGATTTTTGTGAATCAAGAAGTGCCGACCTCATCTGTTTTTGAAGAGAAGTACTCTCAGAGGATCGTGCGCCTGGGGGCAGAGCAGGTTCATTTGGTGTGTATTCACACACAACAGTGTTTCTATACCCTTTCAATAGAGTGCTCTGTTGTAAGGGTTAACTGTGACTCTGGCCATGGGCCCAAAGAGGAGAGGGGGCCTGATCCCCTGGAGTCACAGTAAATCCGCCCCACTCCCTGAACAGAGATGTCTTCTAAGCTACTGTAATACACAGCAGGGCAGACAGGGGGCACTACTATTCTTATAGAGAACACAGAGGAAATATTAACTGTCGTCAGGACCTACAGGTCCTGATGTGTAGGATCCCCAAAAAAGGGAAGGGCATCAGTCTGGAAGAGATGGCCGGGGAGGACGGAGACTGAGCTGTCACCTCTCCCGGCCATCTGCTCCTTTCATACTTATGACCTGATTCGCTCTTTCCTGAATCAGTCAGATAGTCCggtgccctgtatatagtgagagcagtagtggattataatatagggggtTTCCCGGGGCCAGGTCTCCTAGGGTGCCCATGGCCACCTAAACCACCCATCAAATTGTATAATGAAAAGGACCATCacctgtacatctgttcctgctttcatCTGCCGGAGTAATGTCCTTCTATTAGTTATAGAGTCACATTGTGTATGTTACTTATGTTCTTTTAGCTACTACTGAAGTCAACAACATCACAACTGTGAAATCTCTAAGagctagcacctaagaactagcgcctaagaactagcgcctaagaactagcaccttagaactagcacctaagaactagcacctaagaactagcacctaagaactagcacctaagaactagcgcctaagaactagcacctaagaactagcacctaagaactagcgcctaagaactagcacctaagaactagcacctaagaactagcacctaaggactagcgcctaagaactagcgcctaagaactagcgcctaagaactagcgcctaagaactagcacctaagaactagcgcctaagaactagcacctaagaactagcacctaagaactagcacctaaggactagcgcctaagaactagcgcctaagaactagcgcctaagaactagcgcctaagaactagcaccttagaactaggacctaagaactagcacctaagaactagcacctaaggactagcacctaagaactagcacctaagaactagcacctaaggactagcgcctaagaactagcgcctaagaactagcgcctaagaactagcgcctaagaactagcaccttagaactaggacctaagaactagcacctaagaactagcacctaaggactagcacctaagaactagcacctaagaactagcacctaaggactagcgcctaagaactagcgcctaagaactagcgccttagaactagcgcctaagaactagcgcctaagaactagcaccttagaacttggacctaagaactagcgtctaagaactaggacctaagaactagcgtctaagaactagcacctaagaattagcacctaaggactaggacctaagaactagcgtctaagaactagcgtctaagaactagcacctaagaactagcgcctaagaactagcgcctaagaactagcgtctaagaactagcacctaagaactagcacctaagaactagcacctaagaactagcacctaagaactagcgcctaagaactagcgcctaagaactagcgtctaagaactagcgtctaagaactagcacctaaggactagcacctaagaactagcgcctaagaactagcgcctaagaactagcgcctaagaactagcgcctaagaactagcgtctaagaactagcacctaagaactagcacctaagaactagcgcctaagaactagcgcctaagaactagcgcctaagaactagcgcctacgaCTAGCGTCTAAAAACTAGCACcttagaactagcgcctaagaactagcgcctaagaactagcgcctaagaactagcgcctaagaactagcgtctaagaactagcacctaagaactagcgcctaagaactagcgcctatgaactagcgcctaagaactagcgcctaagaactagcgcctacgaCTAGCGTCTAacaactagcgcctaagaactagcgcctaagaactagcgcctaagaactagcgcctaagaactagcgtctaagaactaacacctaagaactagcacctaagaactagcacctaagaactagcacataagaactagcacctaagaactagcacctaaggactagcacctaagaactagcacctaagaactagcgcctaagaactagcgcctaagaactagcaccttagaactaggacctaagaactagcacctaagaactagcacctaaggactagcacctaagaactagcacctaagaactagcacctaaggactagcgcctaaaaactagcgcctaagaactagcgcctaagaactagcaccttagaactaggacctaagaactagcgtctaagaactaggacctaagaactagcgtctaagaactagcacctaagaactagcgcctaagggcTAGCGCCTAAgggctagcgcctaagaactagcacctaagaactagcacctaagaactagcacctaagaactagcgtctaaggactagcgtctaagaactagcgtctaagaactagcgcctaagaactagcgcctaagaactagcgcctaagaactagcgtctaagaactagcacctaagaactagcgcctaagaactagcgcctaagaactagcgcctaagaactagcgcctaagaactagcgtctaagaactagcgtctaagaactagcgtctaagaactagcgcctaagaactagcgcctaagaactagcgcctaagaactagcgcctaagaactagcgcctaagaactagcgcctaagaactagcgcctaagtactagcgcctaagaactagcgtctaagaactagcacctaagaactagcacctaagaactagcacctaagaactagcgcctaagaactagcggcTAAGAAcaagcgcctaagaactagcgtctaagaactagcgtctaagaactagcgcctaagaactagcgcctaagaactagcgcttaagaactagcgcctaagaactagcgcctaagaactagcgcctaagaactagcacctaagtactagcgcctaagaactagcgtctaagaactagcacctaagaactagcacctaagaactagcgcctaagacctagcgcctaagaactagcgtctaagaactagcgtctaagaactagcgcctaaggactagcgcctaaggactagcgcctaagaactagcgcctaagaactagcgcctaagaactagcacctaagaactagcgtctaagaactagcgtctaagaactagcgtctaagaactagcgcctaagacctagcgcctaagaactagcgtctaagaactagcgtctaagaactagcgcctaaggactagcgcctaaggactagcgcctaagaactagcgcctaagaattagcgcctaagaactagcgcctaagaactagcacctaagaactagcacctaagaactagcgcctaagaactagcgcctaagaactagcgtctaagaactagcgtctaagaactagcgcctaagaactagcgcctaagaactagcgcctaagaactagcgcctaagaactagcgcctaagtactagcgcctaagaactagcgtctaagaactagcgtctaagaactagcgcctaagaactagcgcctaagaactagcgcctaagaactagcgtctaagaactagcgtctaagaactagcgcctaaggactagcgcctaagaactagcgcctaagaactagcgattaagaactagcgcctaagaactagcgcctaagaactagcgtctaagaactagcacctaagaactagcgcctaagaactagcgcctaagaactagcgcctaagaactagcgcctaagaactagcgcctacgaCTAGCGTCTAACAACTAGTACCTTAGAACTAGCGCcttagaactagcgcctaagaactagcgcctaagaactagcgcctaagaactatcgcctaagaactagcgcctaagaactagcgtctaagaactagcgcctaagaactagcgcctaagaactagcgcctaagaactagcgcctaagaactagcacctaaggactagcgcctaagaactagcgcctaagaactagcgcctaagaactagcaccttagaactaggacctaagaactagcgtctaagaactagcgtctaagaactagcacctaagaactagcacctaaggactagcacctaaggactagcacctaaggactagcgcctaaggactagcgcctaaggactagcacctaagaactagcgcctaagggcTAGCGCCTAAgggctagcgcctaagaactagcacctaagaactagcacctaagaactagcgtctaagaactagcgtctaagaactagcgtctaagaactagcgcctaagaactagcgcctaagaactagcgcctaagaactagcgtctaagaactagcacctaagaactagcacctaagaactagcgcctaagaactagcgcctaagaactagcgcctaagaactagcgtctaagaactagcgtctaagaactagcgtctaagaactagcgtctaagaactagcgcctaagaactagcacctaagaactagcgcctaagaactagcgcctaagaactagcgcctaagaactagcgcctaagtactagcgcctaagaactagcgtctaagaactagcacctaagaactagcacctaagaactagcacctaagaactagcacctaagaactagcgcctaagaactagcgcctaagaacaagcgcctaagaactagcgtctaagaactagcgtctaagaactagcgcctaagaactagcgcctaagaactagcgcttaagaactagcgcctaagaactagcgcctaagaactagcgcctaagaactagcgcctaagaactagcacctaagtactagcgcctaagaactagcgtctaagaactagcgcctaagaactagcgcctaagaactagcacctaagaactagcacctaagaactagcgcctaagacctagcgcctaagaactagcgtctaagaactagcgtctaagaactagcgcctaaggactagcgcctaaggactagcgcctaagaactagcgcctaagaattagcgcctaagaactagcgcctaagaactagcacctaagaactagcgcctaagaactagcgcctaagaactagcgcctaagaactagcgtctaagaactagcgtctaagaactagcgcctaagaactagcgcctaagaactagcgcctaagaactagcgcctaagaactagcgcctaagaactagcgcctaagtactagcgcctaagaactagcgtctaagaactagcgtctaagaactagcgcctaaaaactagcgcctaagaactagcgcctaagaactagcgcctaagaactagcgtctaagaactagcgtctaagaactagcgcctaaggactagcgcctaagaactagcgcctaagaactagcgcctaagaactagcgcctaagaactagcgtctaagaactagcgcctaagaactagcgcctaagaactagcgcctaagaactagcgcctaagaactagcgcctaagaactagcgcctacgaCTAGCGTCTAACAACTAGTACCTTAGAACTAGCGCcttagaactagcgcctaagaactagcgcctaagaactagcgcctaagaactagcgcctaagaactagcgcctaagaactagcgcctaagaactagcgcctaagaactagcgcctaagaactagcgcctaagaactagcgcctaagaactagcacctaagaactagcgtctaagaactagcgtctaagaactagcgtctaagaactagcgcctaagaactagcgcctaagaactagcgcctaagaactagcgcctaagaactagcacctaagaactagcgtctaagaactagcgtctaagaactagcgcctaagaactagcgtctaagaactagcacctaaggactagcacctaaggactagcacctaagaactagcgcctaaggactagcgcctaagaactagcgcctaagaactagcgcctaagaactagcgcctaaggactagcacctaagaactagcacctaagaactagcacctaagaactagcacctaaggactagcgcctaagaactagcgcctaagaactagcgcctaagaactagcaccttagaactaggacctaagaactagcgtctaagaactagcacctaagaactagcacctaaggactagcacctaaggactagcacctaaggactagcacctaaggactagcgcctaaggactagcgcctaaggactagcaccta
The DNA window shown above is from Engystomops pustulosus chromosome 1, aEngPut4.maternal, whole genome shotgun sequence and carries:
- the LOC140084253 gene encoding uncharacterized protein; the encoded protein is MSNTETLLLAVDESGLVKVGLPPRNRLDNFYERSETVGKLDNVSRIAGSPEGELFCIRGGDLYKGPLPSDKDTDWFSAAQRVGKYDWDQIKCIFFHPAGELYAITHDGGFYKGPQPDNQHRPWRHDQAQRIGKRGWNEYLAVFFDPEGLLYVVNTQGKIYKGLPPTDEKATWIDTSTLIGPDDWSRFTYFVSYAPDGKLWLIDKYNGNLYRATIEEQGGTHPVIYAEYLGWNYNRFKCLSFTKDKIIQSIVSLEFLTDEGKKVSECPEVLEVKIYDNRKSSSTLKHSFMFQKTIKESSSFTHEHGFTFEIGFESTFKTGVPIIGEAETKVSMSTSTTHNWNFTKTNETEITFSSTTDVELEGGKAIKMVASVIKAEIDVPYKARARTMFGAEVEIRGMWKGVSHYHLTVNQEDYDK